From the genome of Cellvibrio japonicus Ueda107, one region includes:
- a CDS encoding co-chaperone GroES, which yields MKIRPLHDRVVVRRKEEETKTAGGIILSGAAKEKPNQGEVVAVGNGRVLTSGELRPLDVKVGDTVVFGKYAGSDTITINGEELVILNESDIKAVLE from the coding sequence ATGAAAATTCGTCCATTACACGACCGCGTTGTGGTTCGCCGCAAAGAAGAAGAAACCAAAACCGCTGGTGGCATTATTCTTTCCGGTGCTGCGAAAGAAAAACCCAATCAGGGCGAAGTGGTTGCGGTAGGCAATGGCCGCGTTCTGACCAGCGGCGAATTGCGCCCCCTGGATGTCAAAGTGGGTGATACCGTGGTGTTCGGCAAATACGCCGGTAGCGATACCATCACTATCAATGGTGAAGAACTGGTTATCCTCAACGAATCCGACATCAAAGCTGTGCTCGAATAA